A stretch of Arthrobacter sunyaminii DNA encodes these proteins:
- a CDS encoding RluA family pseudouridine synthase: MNEIHTVLQIPDEADGGRADAVLAKLLDVSRSTAATWFTDGYFSMNGRSLGKSDRLSAGDRVSVDIPEQRDPLAVVVEPVEGLKILADDDHFVVIDKPVGVAAHPSPGWVGPTVVGGLAAAGYRISTSGSPERQGIVHRLDVGTSGAMVVAKTEHAYTLLKQAFKERTVEKMYHAVVQGLPDPLRGTIDAPIGRHPSYDWRFAVLEGGRPSVTHYEVLEAFGKASLVEVHLETGRTHQIRVHFSALKHPCAGDLTYGAEAKLAAELGLTRQWLHARKLAFAHPGTGERVEVISEYPQDLQYALDALQRGDV, encoded by the coding sequence ATGAACGAGATTCACACCGTCCTGCAGATTCCGGATGAGGCTGACGGAGGAAGAGCGGATGCCGTCCTCGCCAAGCTCCTGGATGTCTCCCGCTCCACCGCAGCCACCTGGTTTACCGACGGCTACTTCAGCATGAACGGCCGGTCGCTGGGAAAGTCCGACCGCCTTTCGGCCGGAGACCGGGTGAGCGTTGACATTCCCGAGCAGCGTGACCCGCTCGCCGTCGTCGTTGAACCGGTGGAAGGCCTGAAGATCCTGGCCGACGACGACCACTTTGTGGTCATCGACAAGCCTGTGGGTGTGGCCGCGCATCCCTCGCCCGGCTGGGTGGGCCCCACCGTGGTGGGCGGACTGGCTGCCGCCGGCTACCGCATTTCCACCTCCGGGTCCCCTGAGCGGCAGGGCATCGTCCACCGCCTCGACGTGGGAACGTCCGGCGCCATGGTGGTCGCCAAGACCGAACACGCCTACACGCTGCTGAAGCAGGCCTTCAAGGAACGCACCGTGGAGAAGATGTACCACGCCGTGGTCCAGGGCCTGCCGGATCCGCTGCGGGGGACCATCGACGCGCCGATCGGCCGCCACCCCTCCTATGACTGGCGCTTTGCAGTGCTGGAAGGCGGACGGCCCTCCGTTACCCACTATGAGGTGCTCGAAGCCTTTGGCAAGGCGTCCCTGGTGGAGGTGCATCTGGAGACCGGGCGCACCCACCAGATCCGGGTGCATTTCTCCGCCCTCAAGCACCCCTGTGCCGGAGATCTCACCTACGGTGCGGAGGCTAAGCTTGCGGCCGAGCTGGGCCTGACCCGGCAGTGGCTGCATGCCCGCAAACTGGCGTTTGCACACCCCGGCACCGGTGAACGCGTGGAAGTTATCAGCGAATACCCGCAGGATCTTCAGTACGCACTGGATGCCCTGCAGCGCGGCGACGTCTGA